A stretch of the bacterium genome encodes the following:
- a CDS encoding electron transport complex subunit E — MTPFQEMTKGLFRRNPVFILMLGLCPTLAVSTSVKNALGMGVSATFVLVFSNLLVSLLRNLVPRRVRIPCFIVIIATFVTVVELVLEAYLPELNRSLGIYIPLIVVNCIILGRAEAFASRHPVGLSILDGLGMGVGFTLALLQIGLVRELAGSNSIWGYRVIAGYSPALIMILPPGAFLTIGVLLALFRMRRSGAKTARN, encoded by the coding sequence ATGACGCCTTTTCAGGAAATGACCAAGGGGTTGTTCCGGAGAAATCCGGTTTTTATCCTTATGCTCGGGCTCTGTCCCACCCTGGCGGTGTCCACTTCGGTCAAGAACGCCCTGGGGATGGGAGTCTCGGCGACCTTTGTTCTGGTTTTCTCCAATCTGTTGGTCTCGCTGCTTCGGAATCTGGTTCCGCGCCGGGTACGGATACCTTGTTTTATCGTAATTATCGCCACCTTCGTGACGGTGGTCGAACTGGTCCTTGAGGCGTATCTGCCCGAGTTGAACCGCAGCCTGGGCATCTATATTCCCTTGATCGTGGTTAATTGCATCATCCTGGGAAGAGCCGAGGCTTTCGCTTCCCGTCATCCCGTCGGTCTTTCCATACTCGATGGCTTGGGAATGGGGGTCGGCTTTACCCTGGCGCTGCTTCAGATCGGATTGGTCCGCGAGCTGGCGGGAAGCAATTCCATCTGGGGGTACCGCGTGATCGCCGGTTATTCTCCGGCTCTGATCATGATACTGCCTCCCGGGGCGTTTTTAACCATCGGGGTGCTTCTGGCCCTGTTTCGGATGCGACGAAGCGGCGCAAAAACGGCGAGGAACTGA
- a CDS encoding FMN-binding protein — translation MKMGVVLGAICLAAAVVLFEVAGHTSGEVKKRQTQERLASLRVVLPSAATFSDLSAGSSIDYYIGYLENGDPAGYAFIGSARGYSGPIEVMVGIDPGGTLSGIDILRQSETPGLGDQAVVTGKDRSLWGVLAGTPSAEAPARPWFQEQFAGKKLKQLRVVKAAETENIQALTGATITSKAVVKAVRDSLEAFLRQQGMDGPEP, via the coding sequence ATGAAAATGGGGGTAGTGCTGGGGGCGATCTGCCTAGCCGCGGCCGTCGTCTTGTTTGAAGTCGCCGGCCATACCTCGGGAGAAGTGAAAAAGCGGCAAACCCAGGAACGCCTTGCTTCTCTCCGGGTGGTCTTACCGTCGGCGGCAACGTTCTCCGATCTTTCCGCCGGGAGCTCCATCGATTATTATATCGGCTACCTCGAAAACGGCGACCCGGCGGGGTATGCTTTCATCGGTTCCGCCCGCGGCTACAGCGGGCCGATCGAAGTCATGGTGGGCATCGATCCCGGGGGAACTCTTTCCGGCATCGACATACTCCGTCAAAGCGAGACCCCAGGACTGGGCGACCAGGCGGTCGTGACCGGTAAGGATCGTTCGCTCTGGGGCGTTCTGGCCGGGACTCCCTCCGCCGAAGCGCCCGCCCGGCCGTGGTTCCAGGAGCAGTTTGCGGGGAAAAAGCTCAAGCAGCTCAGGGTGGTCAAAGCCGCCGAGACCGAAAACATTCAAGCTTTGACCGGGGCCACGATCACCAGTAAAGCGGTGGTTAAGGCGGTTCGGGACAGCTTGGAAGCTTTTCTGCGCCAACAGGGCATGGACGGCCCCGAACCATGA
- a CDS encoding RnfABCDGE type electron transport complex subunit D encodes MKTVASAPLFVVAPGPHLSERRSVPGIMWSVTAALVPAWVCSVLVFGFRALLIECIAIASAVATEAVIQKARGVRVTVSDGSAFLTGLLLAFCISPAVPLWLPAVGSAFGIAVAKQAFGGLGCNIFNPALAGRTFVMHSWLTNMTQWVPPLGAGGVDALTYATPLGAAKNAVAQWMPGGPGGLTDLDLFLGNTGGSIGETSALALLAGGVFLLALGYITWEIPVSFIGMVALLTWLLPSSAGRIALSPLEHMLSGGLFLGAFFMATDMVTSPLTGKGKLLFGCGCGALTSLIRLYGGFPEGVCYSILIMNAFTPLIDHYLRPPAFGTR; translated from the coding sequence ATGAAAACCGTTGCCTCGGCCCCGCTCTTCGTTGTCGCCCCCGGGCCTCATCTCTCCGAAAGGCGTTCGGTCCCCGGAATCATGTGGTCGGTTACGGCGGCTCTGGTCCCGGCGTGGGTCTGCAGCGTACTGGTTTTCGGTTTCCGGGCCCTCTTGATCGAATGTATCGCCATTGCCAGCGCCGTCGCGACCGAGGCGGTGATCCAGAAGGCGAGGGGGGTGAGAGTCACGGTCTCCGACGGCAGCGCTTTCCTCACCGGGTTGCTTCTTGCTTTCTGCATTTCTCCCGCGGTTCCTCTCTGGCTCCCGGCCGTCGGTTCCGCATTCGGTATCGCCGTGGCCAAACAGGCGTTCGGGGGCCTGGGATGCAATATTTTCAATCCGGCGCTGGCGGGAAGAACCTTCGTCATGCATTCCTGGCTGACGAACATGACCCAATGGGTTCCCCCTCTCGGCGCCGGCGGCGTCGACGCTTTGACGTACGCCACTCCGCTGGGCGCGGCCAAAAACGCCGTGGCCCAGTGGATGCCGGGCGGCCCCGGCGGACTCACCGACCTCGACCTGTTTCTGGGGAATACCGGCGGGAGCATCGGAGAAACCTCGGCCCTGGCCCTTTTGGCGGGCGGGGTATTCCTCCTGGCGCTCGGCTACATCACCTGGGAGATCCCGGTGTCATTCATCGGTATGGTGGCGCTCCTCACCTGGCTGCTTCCCTCCTCCGCGGGCAGGATAGCTCTTTCCCCTCTCGAACACATGCTCAGCGGGGGCTTGTTTCTGGGGGCGTTCTTCATGGCCACCGACATGGTAACCAGCCCTTTAACGGGAAAGGGGAAACTGTTATTCGGCTGCGGCTGCGGAGCATTGACTTCACTGATCCGACTATACGGGGGTTTTCCCGAAGGAGTCTGTTATTCGATATTGATTATGAACGCGTTTACTCCATTGATAGATCACTACTTACGGCCCCCGGCCTTCGGGACCAGATGA
- the rsxC gene encoding electron transport complex subunit RsxC, producing the protein MRRPATFSGGVRLPEYKELTAHKPIRALPLPPVLILPLAQNSGAVPRPVVERGTEVRRGQVIAEPVGYCSVPLHAPATGCVTAIGEFPHPIRGRSRAIAIETAGEENERRAPLPPLAREDEWTPETIRARVRDAGIVGMGGAGFPTHVKLTPPDSARIEYVILNGAECEPFLTVDHRILLETPEKALQGLRLSMKAAGAAQGIIALEENKKDVLDKIGPFLAPFPEIFPVLLRIKYPQGSEKQLIAALLGREVPSGKLPADVGCVVQNAQTCAAVADAVLLGEPLISRVVTVTGPGVVEPGNFRVSVGTPFSWLTVAAGGIRGDNLQILSGGPMMGIPQASLDAPVIKGTSGVVVLPAPPSPVEYPCVRCGSCVRVCPMGLAACDLARLSQQGKYDEFREAGGENCLECGCCAFVCPAKRELVQLIQLGKAAARGGRKET; encoded by the coding sequence GTGAGGCGCCCAGCAACATTTTCGGGCGGGGTCAGACTGCCGGAATATAAAGAACTGACCGCGCATAAGCCCATCCGCGCTCTTCCGTTGCCTCCGGTTCTGATCCTTCCCCTGGCCCAGAATTCCGGCGCCGTTCCGCGCCCGGTGGTGGAGAGGGGGACTGAGGTCCGGCGCGGTCAGGTCATCGCCGAACCCGTCGGTTACTGTTCCGTTCCACTTCATGCTCCGGCGACCGGATGCGTCACGGCGATCGGAGAGTTCCCGCATCCGATCAGGGGAAGATCTCGGGCGATCGCGATCGAAACCGCGGGAGAAGAAAACGAACGGAGGGCTCCGCTGCCTCCCCTGGCGCGTGAAGACGAGTGGACTCCGGAGACGATTCGAGCCCGGGTGCGGGATGCCGGCATCGTGGGCATGGGCGGAGCGGGATTCCCGACCCACGTCAAGTTGACCCCCCCCGACAGTGCCCGAATCGAGTACGTAATTCTCAACGGAGCCGAATGCGAGCCGTTTTTAACCGTGGATCACCGGATTCTCCTCGAAACGCCTGAGAAGGCGCTCCAGGGTCTGCGCTTGTCCATGAAAGCCGCCGGCGCTGCCCAGGGCATTATCGCCCTGGAGGAGAACAAGAAGGACGTTCTGGATAAAATCGGCCCTTTCCTGGCCCCGTTTCCGGAAATATTCCCCGTTCTGCTTCGAATCAAGTATCCGCAAGGTTCGGAAAAGCAACTGATTGCAGCGCTTTTAGGCCGGGAAGTCCCCTCGGGAAAGTTGCCCGCCGATGTCGGGTGCGTGGTCCAAAACGCCCAAACCTGCGCGGCAGTGGCCGATGCAGTTTTACTCGGAGAGCCTCTGATCTCCAGGGTGGTGACGGTCACCGGTCCGGGGGTAGTCGAACCCGGAAATTTCCGGGTCAGCGTGGGGACTCCGTTTTCCTGGCTGACCGTCGCCGCCGGGGGGATCCGGGGGGACAACCTCCAGATTCTGTCGGGGGGACCGATGATGGGGATACCGCAAGCGTCGCTCGATGCGCCGGTTATCAAGGGGACATCGGGTGTGGTCGTACTTCCGGCGCCACCGTCCCCGGTCGAATATCCCTGCGTCCGCTGCGGCAGCTGCGTTCGGGTCTGCCCGATGGGTTTGGCCGCCTGCGATCTGGCGCGGTTGTCGCAACAGGGTAAGTACGATGAATTTCGAGAGGCGGGCGGCGAGAATTGCCTGGAATGCGGCTGCTGCGCGTTTGTCTGTCCGGCCAAGCGTGAACTGGTGCAACTGATACAGTTGGGAAAAGCCGCCGCGCGCGGGGGCCGGAAAGAAACATGA
- a CDS encoding SH3 domain-containing protein, with protein MLRPTIVFFGVVLSGVAARGGESGVRAVAGDVNLRAGPSLRAEVVGQLEKGQEVRMVSREGEWLQIVPPATLSAYVSGEYIRDGAVGGDRVNVRSGPGLAYARIAVLNRGDAVEELGRESGWVRISMPSSARLWVHADYMEFVPDAVPKFEGERVEVVVSIDETASPAGSEPEPSSSSSEGSESVFEPLTVAPVPREEPRVELLSGYVKPLAGPISVAGREVGYKLIEELPDSGITAWLAGGDIRLDRYARRQVRVWGERIEADAPYPVYEVKGIQVMW; from the coding sequence ATGCTTCGTCCCACCATCGTATTTTTCGGTGTCGTTCTTTCAGGGGTCGCCGCCCGGGGGGGGGAGAGCGGGGTACGTGCCGTCGCCGGCGACGTGAATCTCCGCGCGGGGCCTTCTCTGCGCGCCGAAGTGGTCGGCCAACTCGAGAAAGGCCAGGAAGTGCGTATGGTCTCCAGGGAGGGGGAATGGCTGCAGATCGTGCCTCCGGCGACTCTTTCGGCGTATGTCTCCGGGGAGTACATCCGGGACGGGGCCGTCGGCGGTGACCGGGTGAACGTTCGCAGCGGGCCCGGCCTCGCCTATGCCCGCATAGCCGTTCTCAACCGGGGGGATGCGGTGGAAGAACTCGGCCGGGAAAGCGGATGGGTCCGCATCTCCATGCCTTCTTCGGCCCGTCTTTGGGTTCACGCCGATTACATGGAATTTGTTCCCGACGCCGTGCCGAAGTTCGAAGGGGAAAGGGTGGAAGTGGTGGTGTCGATCGACGAAACCGCTTCTCCCGCCGGTTCTGAACCGGAACCATCCTCGAGTTCGTCCGAGGGTTCGGAGAGTGTCTTCGAACCGCTGACCGTCGCGCCGGTTCCCCGGGAGGAACCGAGGGTCGAACTTCTCTCGGGGTACGTCAAGCCTCTGGCCGGTCCGATTTCCGTGGCGGGGAGGGAAGTCGGATATAAATTAATCGAAGAACTTCCCGACAGCGGGATCACGGCCTGGCTGGCGGGCGGAGATATCCGGCTGGACCGTTATGCGCGGCGGCAGGTGCGGGTTTGGGGCGAACGCATCGAAGCCGACGCTCCTTATCCGGTTTATGAGGTCAAGGGAATCCAGGTGATGTGGTAA
- a CDS encoding small basic protein: MSQHPSFGGKGKVKPKRNVRKRYERIRHLADQGKLQEDESVFGLPKTKFVE; the protein is encoded by the coding sequence ATGTCCCAGCATCCCAGTTTCGGCGGAAAAGGCAAGGTCAAGCCCAAGCGTAACGTCAGAAAGCGCTACGAACGTATCCGCCATCTCGCGGACCAGGGCAAGCTGCAGGAAGACGAATCGGTTTTCGGACTGCCCAAGACTAAATTCGTCGAGTAA
- a CDS encoding HEAT repeat domain-containing protein — MNLAILALAALWGAHASGLDSPTPADRSAACLAAAERGPAAVDELIPLLDDESMLVRHSSAFALARIGGERVESLFTRGLSSKNAEMRRMSALGLGMMGKMDSFEAVEPLMGDPDWEVRWAAAYALGRSRDRRALPELRRSAAADPYYDPDREVYPVREAAAESVRLLEGSIGWRTDPSGARRRASAGGKLLVLYFRQGGGGCPSYEAEMFGDEKIIDALQRTVPVWLDYSRAPAEFERYRVRQVPALICLDSRGRVLSRGEGTLSKPEFLDRLLKGLDGGMNSSELRRRLSTDPGDLEAAWILTGRYLEEEAWSPAWELAGVILAADPDNVSGLLDNALFTRAYILGKTGKYSEAADRFRALSARFPRFGERSEALYCWGLSALKAGKTEEGKRALELVTREYRGSAPAAAAHAILSGKTAFGKD, encoded by the coding sequence ATGAACTTAGCGATACTTGCCCTGGCGGCCCTGTGGGGGGCGCACGCTTCCGGGTTGGATTCTCCCACTCCCGCCGACCGTTCGGCGGCCTGCCTGGCGGCGGCGGAACGCGGCCCGGCGGCGGTGGACGAACTGATTCCGCTGCTTGATGACGAATCGATGCTGGTTCGGCATTCGTCCGCTTTCGCCTTGGCTCGCATCGGGGGGGAACGGGTCGAGAGCTTGTTCACCCGCGGTCTCTCCTCAAAAAACGCGGAGATGCGGCGCATGTCGGCCCTGGGCCTGGGGATGATGGGGAAGATGGACAGCTTCGAAGCCGTCGAGCCGCTCATGGGAGATCCCGATTGGGAAGTCCGATGGGCCGCCGCGTATGCCCTGGGGCGCAGCCGGGACCGGCGGGCGCTTCCGGAGCTGAGAAGATCCGCCGCCGCCGATCCCTACTACGATCCCGACAGGGAAGTTTACCCGGTCCGGGAAGCCGCCGCCGAGTCCGTGCGGCTGTTGGAGGGATCGATCGGCTGGCGAACCGATCCTTCGGGCGCCCGCCGCCGGGCCTCGGCGGGGGGAAAACTCCTGGTCTTGTATTTTCGCCAGGGGGGAGGCGGGTGCCCCTCGTACGAAGCCGAGATGTTCGGAGATGAAAAAATAATCGACGCTCTTCAAAGAACGGTGCCGGTCTGGCTCGATTATTCCCGGGCCCCGGCCGAATTCGAACGCTACCGGGTCCGGCAAGTCCCGGCTCTGATCTGTCTCGACAGTCGGGGCCGTGTCCTCAGTCGCGGGGAGGGGACACTTTCCAAACCGGAGTTTCTCGACCGGCTCCTGAAAGGGTTGGACGGGGGGATGAACTCGTCCGAGCTCCGTCGGCGACTTTCGACCGATCCCGGGGACCTGGAAGCGGCATGGATACTGACGGGCAGATATCTGGAGGAGGAGGCTTGGAGCCCCGCCTGGGAGCTGGCCGGTGTAATTCTGGCCGCCGACCCCGATAATGTCAGCGGTCTGCTGGACAACGCTCTGTTCACGCGGGCGTATATTTTGGGCAAAACCGGTAAATATTCTGAGGCCGCCGACCGGTTCCGGGCACTGTCGGCCCGGTTTCCTCGTTTCGGGGAACGTTCGGAAGCTCTGTATTGTTGGGGGTTGAGCGCCCTGAAAGCCGGGAAAACGGAGGAAGGGAAACGGGCCCTGGAACTTGTGACGAGGGAATACCGGGGCAGCGCCCCCGCCGCGGCGGCTCATGCGATTCTAAGCGGGAAAACGGCGTTCGGGAAAGATTAA